From the genome of Deltaproteobacteria bacterium:
GCCGCGTCCAGTGTCACCGCGTCCGGGATTGGGGATTGATTCCTTCTGCGTCGTTGCCGGATGCTTTTCAGCATAACTCTTTTTAACGAACTTACCCGTTGTTGAACTCCGGTAACCCGTGTGGCTTTGCTTCTTCGCCATGATACTTCCTCCTATATTAATGTATCTGAAAGCTCCATATATTCATTGCTCTTTTACAACAACATCTGCAAGCCAATTAAGATCCTCTGTTAGCTGACAAACACGGTCGGTAAAGAGATCGACATCTGAATTGAGCAAGCCAGACCCCGGTAAAATGGTTTCCTCGATGAAACCTGAAAATAGTGCATAGATATTGTGAGCCAGATAGTTTCTCTGATCTCTCAATATTTCCAGTACCGGTACCATTTTCGTTAACAACTCATGTTTCCTGGCGTATTCAATCAGTATACCAAGGGTAGCCTTTTTTGTCTTTTCTCCCACATTTTTGTTGTCCATGTATTTTATCAGTTCCGTTTCGAGCCTGCCCGTTGCCAGTACAGCCCTGCCAAGCTCTTTGCAGAATTCATCATCTGCATATAGCAGCTTGTAAAACTCTATCCCTTCCGCTGGTTCTCCCTTCCGCATATTTATAGTTTTATTACACATATGTTTGGCTTATTCATCCCACTTGCGGTAAGCTTTTCTTTCCTCGTAATCGTCGATATCAATTAGCATCTGCTCGTTCTTCCACCAAAGAAGAGATAATACGACGCCATAGCTTGTTCGCAGAGAATGCTCCTGAATGTTATAACGCTCGGCTATCGGGTGATCGAACCATGCTTCTGCTGAAACTTGCCCCTTAAACTCACGCTCCGCTCCACCTTTAAGCAAATCATAAGCGTACGCGCCCGGTTCGAGCTTCTCAGGTGGCCAGAGTTGATCGGGAACGTATGAACCGCGTACAAACCACTGCCGTCCCGCATCGCTGTAACAGACAAGCATTGCCGGAAGCGGTCCGTGTTCAACAAGGCGGATCGCTGTGGAAGTCAAGCTCGTGGTGAATGCTCTAGCCAAACTTTTGACTGTGTTGAAATCAATTGCCCTGAATGTGGACACCATTGGCTTAAAAAGCGAGACAGAGAGCAGGAGATTGCTGGCGTAGCTGTTTGCCCGCGATTCAGGGTCGTGCTTGAACCACTTTTCTACGAATTGTGCTTCCTGGCAGCTATAGGAGATTTTTCCCCTGTCATACATCCAGTGTCCGAGCTCGTGAGCGGCGGAAAAACGTTGTCTTTCGCGGTTAGAGGAACCTGAATCTACCGTAATGATGGCGTTGTCCCCATTCCCGACAATGCGGGCGGCACAACCGGTCAGGGGACGGTACCGGATAATTGCACCGCAGTGGAAAGCGATTGCCTCAATATCGATTTCATCCGGGGTTGTAATGCCAAGCTCGTCCAAAATCTGGTCGGGAGTCAAAAAATGATTATTTTTTTCCATCGGGTTCGTCACGATCAAGCTCTTGCAGTATGCCCAGCTCGGCAAGATCCTCCAGATAGGTTTTGATGTCGTTGTCGGTAAGTTCTTCCAGGTTCCGGTACTGGGCTGTTACATATTGCGCGTATTGCTTCTGCTGTGTAAGTAATAAGAACAGTTCTCGCCGTTCCTCTGCTGTCTCTGGGATCGGGTATGGCTCTTTCTCCATCTGCTCGATTTCACGATCATAAGCCGTGCGGGCGGCCTTCAAGGAGCGCTGACGGAATACTTTGACTGTATCCAGCATCATGGTTTTCAGGCGTACGGCTTCTGCGTCCATATCAACCCCGCTCCTGCGAAGTTCATCCATGATTTCGTCATCGCTCTCATCAAGGACGGATGTACCGAGCGAGTCGATTATGATATAAAATTTTTCTTCGTCGGTTTTTTTATCAGGCATTAGGTCCCCCTTTATTTCAATCGGGAGTGATACCAGCAGCAATTAATCGCCGGCGAATTCTGCGTACAATGGTATTGTACTCGTTCTGAGATAGCTCCCAAAGATCACGCACACCGGTTGGGTCATATCCCTCTTGCCAAGCTTCCAATACCATCTGAGCCCTTTGATCATCTCTGAATAAATCCCCGATCTGCTCCAAAATTTGCCTGTCACTGAGCTGTTTGTCAGGATTCGGAGTGTGTCCCTGTACTTTCTCCAACGGGTTAAAAACGTCGCCCTCCTCGTTTTCTCGCCGGAGATCGGATTCCAATATTAGGGTCTCATCTTTTTTATACGACCTTGCCCAGTTACTCGATATGCTTCTCATGGCTTCAGTCAGAAACTTTACAAAATCGACGTTACTTTTGTTCCATCGCCGGGTATCAGCCAATAGGTCTCTTAGAGCTGTCTGCATGAGGTCCTCAACTGTTCTGTAATCTGCCTTCGGCCCCAGCTTGGATATAAAGTCTTTCGCAGAACGCTTCAATCTAGCCCAGTCAACTTTAGTGAGCGCCTCAATCGCCTCCGCTATTTCCCCAGGTGTTGCCGCCGCTTCTACCGGTACGCGGCGTGGAGGTTTTGCCGTCATTCGAATGTCCTCAAAATTTTACCATCTGCAGGCCCACTAACTAAAATGCTCGTTTCGGGACGGTCATTGACAGACCGGTCTAAAAATTTTTTTCCAACACCGTGTCAATGGTACGCCAAAAATAAGCATTTATATACTATGGGGCGATTTGAAAATGTCCCAAAAACTAAAGAATGAAGGGCCGGTATCCGAAGATGCACCTGGTCCGAGGAGAAAAAATGGCAGATGTTACAGTCACTTGCATCACCAAACCAAGCCCACAGAGCCCACACAAACACATAACTCATTTGGGCAATCCGGCTCGCCGGGTGGATATGGACCCGAGAGCAAGTAATAGCCAGCATCGAGGCGAGAACAAATACGTTTTATGTGATCGATCCCAAAACAAAGAAGCGCTCCGATGTGGGAATCGTGCGTCCGGCTGGAAGAGCACCGTATCTTCGTACATATGCTGACGGAGAATGGAATAACAATTTGCTTTCATTAGATCAATGTCCGCTATGAGCGATTCGTAGTCTGTTTTTGATTTATTCACCGAAGCGTAGAAGAAAAATAAATCAATTAATTTCGGGGAATGAATAACCCGAAAAGGAGCTATATATGACACATTATAAGAACTTGGGAGGGGATTCCGGAGTCGCAGCCTATGAAATCGGAACCGATTTTATAAAGGTCCAGTTTCATGACGGGTCAATTTATTTATATACCTATCAAAGTGCGGGGAGTGGCAACATTGAACAAATGAAAGACTTGGCTATGGCTGGGATGGGGCTGAACAGTTTTATAAACAAACATGTCAAATATAAGTATGCTTCACGGTTGAACTAATTGTCTGATACCATCCAGCAATACGCGGGTTGCGATACAATCATCCTCGTTGTAATCAAGGATGCGCTGGCGCACGTCGAGATCGGCGATTTTAACCCACCGGTTGAACCATTCAATCGAGGCCGCGCCTGACGGGTGCGTATCACTCCAATTGAAACCGAGATATTTTGCAAGAGTTTTTATAGAGTAATCCCTGGTGGGCCATTCCATTACTTTTATTACAACGTCGTTGTAAAGATTGATTGCGTGCGCAGGGTCGAACAGTTCCTCTATTTCCTCGGCGCTGCAAATATCGGGATATTTTTCCTGGAGCGTGCGGTAAATCGTGCGTTCATTTTTGGAATAATAATAAATTGCGCAGGGACGTATTGTCCGCATATAATCCAGTGCATCCGCAAAAGCGCTTTTTTCATACTGTGGTGTCGGTTGATCCGCAAAGAAATAGATAAATTTTTCCGTCGCGCTGTCGAAACCGCGCCGCTCGACGAAACCGTGCAGATAACATATATCCCGCATGGGATCGACTTCGATATCAAAAAACAGCTCCAGCTCATAGTCAGGCAGCTCAGTGGGAGCTAACAGCAAGGGGCCAGCTCCATCAGATGTCTGTACTCTGGCCCGTTCATAAAACTTTCTGAGCGTGTCAGGACCGATGCCGGGAAATATGGTCTTTTTGCCGAAAACAAAACTATCAGGATGGTTTCTGGCAAGATCGTGAATCGTTCTGATACGATCCATCATGACGTCGCGCATCGCTCGCCCCAGCTCTGGTATCAGAGTGAGGTCACCCTCTTTGATGAGCCGTCTGGTGCATTCGGTATGCCAATGGCAAAGTTTACATGCACTGCTATAGGCCGGTAGTTTGAACATACTAAATAGACTTCAGGTGGTTGTAAATTTCAACCATTGCTAATGTGTCCATTTTACAATATTCTAAAAGCGCCTTCTTTATAATTTCTTTTTCGCTGTCTGGGATATCGTCGAAAATCATTTTTCGCCAACCCTCCATTGCAGCTGTCCCATCCTGAATAACAAGATCTTCATAAGAGAACCGTGGCAATAGGACAGGTAATACATTCTTTATAGATGTTCTTCCCTTAAATTCAGGATGTAAATAATCATTTTTAAAGAGTTGTTCCAAGTCAAAAGTTCTGTTATTTAGGTCGAGCAGAAAATCACTATGTTCAGGATGCAACTCTGCCAGTCCCTTATTGATGGCATTTTCAAATGATGCATGCCATGAAATTACAGTTCCTTCAGGCAAAATAATTTCTTTTAAAAACTCAATGAGTCTGATAGTTGCATACTCAATGTTATCCGCTAAATACTCAAAGTGTAATAGCTTCCCGTCAATATCTATTTTATGAATAGAAACCTGGAACGGCATGTGCTGATGAGGTCTGTACCCATCTAGAATTGGAATAGCCACCATAAATGTTTCATAATCTAAAAAGTAGAGCGGGTATTCTAACTGGCTTAAGGCTTGATATACACTTTCTCTATCAATGAGGGGTTTTTGTGATGTTTCCAAATTCACTTGCAATCTTTGCTTATCAGTGAGCTGAAAACTATCCGGAATGTCGGTGATAGCTACTACACCAGAGTCGATCAGGGATTGAATTTTGTTAGAACGAATTCTTGAAACGTCATGTACAGAATAATCCGGAACATTCGGGTTAAAAACGCTGAAAGAAGAACAATGATTCCCCCTCGTCATATAAATGCAGGGACATGAACTCAGGTCAATGTCATTGTACTCTAGAAGCTCCAAAGCCTCATCGGTTTCTAATTTGGTTATATCATAATGATTAATAATCTTCTCTGAAACATTTTCTTTTACAAAGAGTTCTTCCAAATCTACATCTCCGTTTTTTATATAATCTTTATTCAGATGAACTATATAAACTTCCCCCACTGGGATGTCCGCACCTCTCATCACAAGAGCTTGGAATGTAACATCTTTTATATGGTTATGCTCTCTATCGGTTTTAATATCATTCGATGACTTTACCTCATATATATCCCAGCATCCGGACCTTTTGTTGGAGTCTAGAATGTCAATTTTTGCTATTAAACCTCTATCAGTGATAAATGTCGCTTGAAATATTGGTGATTTCTTTAAAGTTATTAGTTCGTTCGTTTGTTCTGCTAACCTTTTTGGATCACCATTGAGAAGATAACCGTCGGAAAACAAGTTGCGTGCAAGTGCTTCAACTTCCTGACCTTCACGAAAGTTCTTTAAATCAAAATCTGAGGGTGGTATCGAAATATACAACTCGGGTTTTTTCTTTTTCAGCCACAGATTCTTAGGGCACTGAAGATATTCTAAGTAGTCCGTTTTAGATAGATACATTTTAAGTCACTCACAGTAAGCTCAAATTGGTTACTTATTAATCCAATTTTACGACAAGAATAACTTTCTTTGTATATCATTGAGTACTTTAAATGATAATTCCATTGCCTTCCCGATTACTTCAGCTACTCATATTAATAGGCAAACTCTATACTGCACGGAATGTAGAATAACACGAAACACTAAAAATTGTGACTAAATGAAAACCTAAAATTCGGCAGATAACTTCCGAAAGTCTACGTAGTATCTCTCCCCCTTCCTCCAATAAAGCTCTGTTCCCAAAAACAAATTGTATCTTCCTTGTACAGACAGGCATCTGCTTTCTGAATTTCCATATCGCCTATTGTATGCAAATCTTCTCTCAGCATGTGTTTGTTATACCAAATTTCACTAGAATATATGTTTACCCTTACTGCCGTATAACTCTTGCACTTCTTTGAGGTTGTTGAAATTAAACGTCCCTCCATAACCATATAGAAGCTCTCTTTAAACTCCTCTTGATCAAGAAGGTTCATGTAAGCATATTCATTGAAGCTTACACTTACATGCCAGTCCAAAACCGATATTTCATATTTGCAATGTTGTTCTTTGTTTTTTTTGGAAGCCTGGGCATTATAGTCATCCTGGTATCCCGATTTGGATCAAGCATAGCACTTTAGACAATGCTTCAAGTTTTTGTTTTGAAATAGTTTGCAGAAATGATTATAGGCAATCCTCACCTTTTTTTTCAACCCAACTCAATTTCTCCACACCCCTCGCCAAATGATCTTCCGTCAAATGAGAATACATCATCGTAGTACTAATATTCTTATGACCCAACAATCTCTGCACAGTCCTCAAATCAACTCCAGACATTACCAGGTGAGATGCAAAGGTATGGCGTAATGTGTGCGGCGAGACACCTTTTAGCCCCGCTTTCCTACAAGCATTAGCAAGCGATGTCTTTATGGATAAGACAGGAGAACCGTCTTCACTACAGAATACATACTCTATTTGATGTTCTTTTCGTGGATATGAAACGTTTGTATGAGGTGGTATGTAGTTCTTCGTGAGCCATTTAAGCGTCTTTTCAGTCTCTTCATTCATAGGAATTGATCTGAAGTCTTTCGTTTTTGAAGACCTGACAAGTATTCGTTTATTTTCAAAATCAATATCTTCGAATTTTAGCCTTCTGCGCTCTCCTTCTCGAATGCCAGTATTTAGCATGACAATGAAAATAGGCTTAGACCAGAGAGTTGAAGCCTCAAGTAATTTAGATACTTCTTCTTTTGTCAGAAACCGTGGAGGCTTTTTTTCATAGGTAAGCAGTTTTATGTTCTTAAAGGGACTTTCCCTGATGTAGCCCCACTCTACCGCCTTGTTGAGCATGTGAGACAAACACCTCAACTCAATGTTAACGGTTCTGGGTGATACACCCTCAGCCAATCTTTTTGTCTTCATATTCTCAATATGCCGAGATTTAAGTCTTGGAAGATGAATCGATCGAAAGAACCTAAGAAGCGTATGCATACTGGTTTTATCTCGCTCATAACTTTTTTCTGCCTTGTTCGTCCTTGAGTAATCAAGATATTCACGCGCATAGTTTTCAAATGGAACCTGTTTTTCATCTATGATGCCGAATTTCTTTCTGTCATGTTCTTCTTCAAGTTTTCTGAGAACTTCTTTTGCGGCGGTTTTAGACATCCGTCCTATTTTTATCCACTTCTGTTTATAATTTACAGTAAAGACGCCGTACCAAACCCCTTTCTTAGAGAATAAGGAAGCCACGAATCGCTACCCCACATGTAGGATTTACGGATTGATTCTTTGAATATTCTTTGAAAGGAAATTATAGACTATTTTGGAAGGAAATGCAACTGACTGTGATTATTTGAGAAAATTGGCGCGCCCGGAGGGATTCGAACCCCCGACCTACGGATTAGAAGTCCGTTGCTCTATCCAGCTGAGCTACGGGCGCAAAGTGTAAATCCTCCAGAAAAGAGGTGAAAATTCTACCTGCCGCCTTCTTTTTCTTCAATAAGCGAACTCAATTCCGGCAGACTATAGCCAATTCGGTATCCTAGATTTTCAGAATGTAAGTTTGACCCCGGCTCTCGGACTTATTCCCGGCGCTGGAAATCCGACAAACTGTTCGTATCGTTCATTAAAAAGATTGTCTACAGCCAGAAAAATTCTCATCTTTTTATGAGGATTCCATGTAGCAGCAAGATCAAATACAGAATAAGAATCGAGAGTCACATCCCCTGTAGGGATCGAAGAATCAAATACTTTACCTACAAAAAGTGCGTCTATATTGATGTCAAATACCCTTGTCGGCCGAAATAAAATAGAGAATCCTCCCCACCATCTCGGGCGGTTTCTGAGCACCTCATTCGTCCCTTTTATATCGCTGGCCGCATATGTCAGATTCCCGTTCAGCTTCAGCTTCTTCCAAGACTCGGCCTCAATTATGAATTCGAAACCCTTGATAGTTACTCGTGAGCGGTTTACAAGCCTCGGGGGAGGTCCTTCATCAAAATCAATTAGATTCTGATATTCACTATAATAAAAATTTAGCAAGGCCTCGACCCTCCCATCCCAGATAAACTGATTAATACCCAGATCGATGCTTCTGCTCTTCTCAGGATCAAGCCCGGGGTTTCCGACTATAGGATTTGAGAGTGCGAAAAAACTGGGGAGCTTGAATCCCTCTCCCCAGTTAGCCCTTAGAATCGTATCGGTCGCTTTGATCTTATAAGAAACTCCTACTCTCGGACTGAACTCGGAGTCGAAGTCCTTGGGAAAATCGACCCGTGAGCCCAATACCAGAGTTAGGTCCTCAAGCATAGCCCAGTGCAACTCCAGATACGGCGACAGAATGTATCTGTTAAGGTCGAATCCCGTAGATACGGGAATTTCTCCGAATAACGTCCCGCTGCCTGAACCGTCGTCTATCTCAGTTTCAAAACCTGCTACAAGGTCCAATGTATCGTAAAGGGAGAATCTGTTTATCAGGTTAACATCATATCGTGAGAATTTGGTGTCGGATTCATTCGGCGGTATCCCGAGAGGATCGCGAATACCAGGCGCCACGCCTGGAGAGGAAAATTTTTCCTTATTGTAGTAGAATCCGAATTTGACCTCATAATCCCACCACTCGAAAGGCACGTGGACGAGCTTAATCCCCAACAGAAATTGATCGATATTCCGCTCATCTACCGAGCGTATAACGGCGAATTCAGGCCCCCCGCTATCATCAGGAAAACTGGAGCTGTCGATATGCGAATACCTCAACGTGGAATTTATCTCTACGGTGTCCGTGCTAAACAGTCCGAGGTTCGCATTGAACGTGGGGCTTTTGAATTTACTCCCTTCAACCTGCTCTCCTTCGTCAATATAGGAGCCTGTGAATGAATAACTCAATATATCGGGCGAGCCCGACATACCAGCTAGAAATCGGTACTGTCCGTACCGTCCCCCTGAGAATTCAGGACTGATTCGAGTTTTGCCCTTCCCCTTTTTGGTGATGATGTTGATAACACCACTTAGGGCGTCTGAGCCGTAGATCGAAGACATAGGGTCGCGTACGACCTCAATTCTCTCGATATTATCTGTACTCAGGGTTGAGAAATCAAATGAACCGCCGCGGCTGTTCGTAGGGTCGTTGACCTTTACGCCGTCTATCAGGACAAGTGTAAAATTCGGATCTCCTCCGCGTATGTAAACGGAGGTTACGCCGCCACGCGACGCCGGCTGATCTACATAAAGACCCGGCACCCGCTGAAGGAGCTCTGAGACAGTATCGGCACGCCGCGCTTCTATTTCCTCCCGTGTAATAACAGTTACACTCGCAGTGCTTCTCCCGAGAGTAGTCGGGTAAGCCGTTCCGGTTACCACTACAGGGTCGAGGGCCTCTTCGTTATCCGGAGATACAACCTGGCTGTAGGAGCCTCTTGTGCCTGCGACCCAGAGACCAGTAAACACAACAAATAAAATGAAATTCTTACTCAGAGTTTTTTTGAATGGATTAATCGTCAAAGCAGTCAAGAACCGTAAAGCTCCCCCCTAGCATACTGAAAAAATCATAGCCCCATGAGAGATTATCGCCTTTTCCGGTAGAATCTGTACGTAACAGCGAGTAGAAGAGATATTAACAGAAATGAAAAGACAAACCCAACTATAAATGAATAAAGCATATACTTGTATGTTAGCCGCGGGATTAGCTGCCTTAGTAATCTTCTTATTTTAACTCTTAAGCTTTCTTCCGGCACCAGATGGTCTGTTATTAAAACGGCTTCATGTTCAGAAAGCCCTAAATTGGGCATTTGTGACCGGGGATTATCAAACTTCGGCTCAAGCAAATGATACTTGATCCAAATCCTAACCTTATCGATCCCTTTCTTCTCCAGCACCTCTTTTCTGGCTTCTCTAAAATTCAGATAAGGCTCTTCCTCGAGGAGGTCTAATTTTTTAACGGATTCAGCATACTCCTGAGAATCGA
Proteins encoded in this window:
- a CDS encoding ImmA/IrrE family metallo-endopeptidase, whose translation is MEKNNHFLTPDQILDELGITTPDEIDIEAIAFHCGAIIRYRPLTGCAARIVGNGDNAIITVDSGSSNRERQRFSAAHELGHWMYDRGKISYSCQEAQFVEKWFKHDPESRANSYASNLLLSVSLFKPMVSTFRAIDFNTVKSLARAFTTSLTSTAIRLVEHGPLPAMLVCYSDAGRQWFVRGSYVPDQLWPPEKLEPGAYAYDLLKGGAEREFKGQVSAEAWFDHPIAERYNIQEHSLRTSYGVVLSLLWWKNEQMLIDIDDYEERKAYRKWDE
- a CDS encoding DUF3892 domain-containing protein, which codes for MEARTNTFYVIDPKTKKRSDVGIVRPAGRAPYLRTYADGEWNNNLLSLDQCPL
- a CDS encoding TM0106 family RecB-like putative nuclease, which codes for MFKLPAYSSACKLCHWHTECTRRLIKEGDLTLIPELGRAMRDVMMDRIRTIHDLARNHPDSFVFGKKTIFPGIGPDTLRKFYERARVQTSDGAGPLLLAPTELPDYELELFFDIEVDPMRDICYLHGFVERRGFDSATEKFIYFFADQPTPQYEKSAFADALDYMRTIRPCAIYYYSKNERTIYRTLQEKYPDICSAEEIEELFDPAHAINLYNDVVIKVMEWPTRDYSIKTLAKYLGFNWSDTHPSGAASIEWFNRWVKIADLDVRQRILDYNEDDCIATRVLLDGIRQLVQP
- a CDS encoding DUF2779 domain-containing protein, encoding MYLSKTDYLEYLQCPKNLWLKKKKPELYISIPPSDFDLKNFREGQEVEALARNLFSDGYLLNGDPKRLAEQTNELITLKKSPIFQATFITDRGLIAKIDILDSNKRSGCWDIYEVKSSNDIKTDREHNHIKDVTFQALVMRGADIPVGEVYIVHLNKDYIKNGDVDLEELFVKENVSEKIINHYDITKLETDEALELLEYNDIDLSSCPCIYMTRGNHCSSFSVFNPNVPDYSVHDVSRIRSNKIQSLIDSGVVAITDIPDSFQLTDKQRLQVNLETSQKPLIDRESVYQALSQLEYPLYFLDYETFMVAIPILDGYRPHQHMPFQVSIHKIDIDGKLLHFEYLADNIEYATIRLIEFLKEIILPEGTVISWHASFENAINKGLAELHPEHSDFLLDLNNRTFDLEQLFKNDYLHPEFKGRTSIKNVLPVLLPRFSYEDLVIQDGTAAMEGWRKMIFDDIPDSEKEIIKKALLEYCKMDTLAMVEIYNHLKSI
- a CDS encoding tyrosine-type recombinase/integrase — its product is MASLFSKKGVWYGVFTVNYKQKWIKIGRMSKTAAKEVLRKLEEEHDRKKFGIIDEKQVPFENYAREYLDYSRTNKAEKSYERDKTSMHTLLRFFRSIHLPRLKSRHIENMKTKRLAEGVSPRTVNIELRCLSHMLNKAVEWGYIRESPFKNIKLLTYEKKPPRFLTKEEVSKLLEASTLWSKPIFIVMLNTGIREGERRRLKFEDIDFENKRILVRSSKTKDFRSIPMNEETEKTLKWLTKNYIPPHTNVSYPRKEHQIEYVFCSEDGSPVLSIKTSLANACRKAGLKGVSPHTLRHTFASHLVMSGVDLRTVQRLLGHKNISTTMMYSHLTEDHLARGVEKLSWVEKKGEDCL
- a CDS encoding TonB-dependent receptor — protein: MTALTINPFKKTLSKNFILFVVFTGLWVAGTRGSYSQVVSPDNEEALDPVVVTGTAYPTTLGRSTASVTVITREEIEARRADTVSELLQRVPGLYVDQPASRGGVTSVYIRGGDPNFTLVLIDGVKVNDPTNSRGGSFDFSTLSTDNIERIEVVRDPMSSIYGSDALSGVINIITKKGKGKTRISPEFSGGRYGQYRFLAGMSGSPDILSYSFTGSYIDEGEQVEGSKFKSPTFNANLGLFSTDTVEINSTLRYSHIDSSSFPDDSGGPEFAVIRSVDERNIDQFLLGIKLVHVPFEWWDYEVKFGFYYNKEKFSSPGVAPGIRDPLGIPPNESDTKFSRYDVNLINRFSLYDTLDLVAGFETEIDDGSGSGTLFGEIPVSTGFDLNRYILSPYLELHWAMLEDLTLVLGSRVDFPKDFDSEFSPRVGVSYKIKATDTILRANWGEGFKLPSFFALSNPIVGNPGLDPEKSRSIDLGINQFIWDGRVEALLNFYYSEYQNLIDFDEGPPPRLVNRSRVTIKGFEFIIEAESWKKLKLNGNLTYAASDIKGTNEVLRNRPRWWGGFSILFRPTRVFDINIDALFVGKVFDSSIPTGDVTLDSYSVFDLAATWNPHKKMRIFLAVDNLFNERYEQFVGFPAPGISPRAGVKLTF